A genomic stretch from Halichoerus grypus chromosome 7, mHalGry1.hap1.1, whole genome shotgun sequence includes:
- the PPFIA4 gene encoding liprin-alpha-4 isoform X2 has translation MCEVMPTINEGDPLGPPHGADADANFEQLMVNMLDEREKLLESLRESQETLVATQSRLQDALHERDQLQRHLNSALPQEFATLTRELSMCREQLLEREEEISELKAERNNTRLLLEHLECLVSRHERSLRMTVVKRQAQSPSGVSSEVEVLKALKSLFEHHKALDEKVRERLRAALERVTTLEEQLAGAHQQVSALQQGAGVREGVAEEEGTVELGPKRLWKDDTGRVEELQELLEKQNFELSQARERLVTLTATVAELEEDLGTARRDLIKSEELGSKHQRDLREALAQKEDMEERITTLEKRYLAAQREATSIHDLNDKLENELANKESLHRQCEEKARHLQELLEAAEQKLQQTMRKAETLPEVEAELAQRIAALTKAEERHGSIEEHLRQLEGQLEEKNQELARVRQREKMNEDHNKRLSDTVDRLLSESNERLQLHLKERMAALEEKNTLIQELESSQRQIEEQHHHKGRLSEEIEKLRQEVDQLKGRGGPFVDGVHSRSHMGSAADVRFSLSAATHVPSSLHRHYSALREESAKDWEPSPLPGVLAPTAAPAFDSDPEISDMDEDEPGGLVGSVDVVSPSGHSDAQTLAMMLQEQLDAINEEIRMIQEEKESTELRAEEIETRVTSGSMEALNLTQLRKRGSMPTSLTALSLASASPPLSGRSTPKLTSRSAAQDLDRMGVMTLPSDLRKHRRKLLSPVSREENREDKATIKCETSPPSSPRTLRLEKLGHPALSQEEGKSALEDPGSNPSSSDGSQDSLHKGAKRKGIKSSIGRLFGKKEKGRLIQLSRDGATGHVMLIDSELGLQEPMVPAKLGTQAEKDRRLKKKHQLLEDARRKGTPFAQWDGPTVVSWLELWVGMPAWYVAACRANVKSGAIMSALSDTEIQREIGISNALHRLKLRLAIQEMVSLTSPSAPPTSRTSSGNVWVTHEEMETLATPTKTDSEEGSWAQTLAYGDMNHEWIGNEWLPSLGLPQYRSYFMECLVDARMLDHLTKKDLRVHLKMVDSFHRTSLQYGIMCLKRLNYDRKELEKRREESQHEIKDVLVWTNDQVVHWVQSIGLRDYAGNLQESGVHGALLALDENFDHNTLALVLQIPTQNTQARQVMEREFNNLLALGTDRKLDDGEDKVFRRAPSWRKRFRPREPHGGLLGASAETLPAAFRVASLGPLQPPPAPPKKITPEARSHYLYGHMLSAFRD, from the exons atgtGTGAGGTGATGCCCACAATCAATGAGGGGGACCCCCTGGGGCCCCCCCACGGCGCCGACGCTGACGCCAACTTCGAGCAGCTGATGGTGAACATGCTGGATGAGCGGGAGAAGTTGCTGGAGTCCCTTCGGGAGAGTCAGGAGACCTTGGTGGCCACGCAGAGCCGGCTCCAGGACGCCCTGCATGAACGGGACCAGCTCCAGCGCCACCTTAACTCCGCCCTCCCCCAG GAATTTGCCACCTTAACCCGGGAGCTGAGCATGTGTCGGGAACAGCTTctagaaagggaggaagagataTCAGAGCTGAAAGCAGAGCGGAATAACACAAGG TTGCTTCTGGAACATCTGGAGTGCCTGGTGTCCCGCCACGAGCGGTCGCTGCGGATGACTGTGGTGAAGCGCCAGGCCCAGTCGCCTTCCGGGGTCTCCAGTGAGGTGGAGGTGCTAAAGGCCCTCAAGTCGCTGTTCGAGCACCACAAGGCCCTGGATGAGAAG gtGCGGGAGCGGCTCCGGGCGGCCCTGGAGCGAGTCACCACCTTGGAAGAGCAGCTCGCCGGGGCCCACCAGCAG GTGTCTGCCCTGCAGCAGGGGGCCGGGGTTCGGGAGGGAGTGGCAGAAGAGGAGGGGACTGTGGAGCTGGGACCGAAGCGCCTGTGGAAG GATGACACGGGCCGGGTAGAGGAGCTGCAGGAGCTCCTGGAGAAGCAGAACTTTGAGTTGAGCCAGGCTCGGGAGCGACTGGTCACCCTGACGGCAACAGTGGCCGAGCTTGAGGAGGACCTGGGCACGGCCCGCCGGGACCTCATCAAGTCGGAGGAGCTGGGCAGCAAGCATCAGCGGGACCTCCGGGAG GCTCTGGCTCAGAAGGAAGACATGGAGGAGAGAATCACAACACTAGAGAAGCGCTACCTGGCTGCACAGCGCGAGGCCACGTCCATCCATGACCTCAATGACAAACTGGAGAATGAGCTGGCCAATAAGGAGTCCCTGCACCGCCAG TGTGAGGAGAAGGCCCGGCACCTGCAGGAGCTATTGGAGGCGGCAGAGCAGAAGCTGCAGCAGACGATGCGCAAGGCCGAGACGCTGCCGGAGGTGGAGGCCGAGCTGGCTCAGAGGATTGCAGCCCTCACCAAG GCTGAAGAAAGGCACGGCAGCATTGAGGAGCACCTGCGGCAGCTGGAGGGGCAGCTGGAGGAGAAGAACCAGGAGCTGGCGAGG GTACGCCAGCGGGAGAAGATGAACGAGGACCACAACAAGCGGCTGTCAGACACCGTGGACCGGCTGCTCAGCGAGTCCAACGAGCGCCTGCAGCTGCACCTCAAGGAGCGAATGGCCGCCCTGGAGGAGAAG AACACGTTGATCCAGGAGCTGGAGAGCTCCCAGCGGCAGATCGAGGAGCAGCACCATCACAAG GGCCGCCTGTCTGAAGAGATTGAGAAGCTGCGCCAAGAGGTGGACCAGCTGAAGGGTCGAGGGGGGCCGTTTGTGGATGGCGTCCACTCCAG GTCGCACATGGGCAGTGCAGCGGATGTGCGGTTCTCCCTGAGCgcagccacccacgtgccctcaAGCCTGCACCGCCACTACTCAGCTCTGCGGGAGGAGTCTGCCaag GACTGGGAGCCCTCTCCACTGCCTGGGGTGCTGGCCCCCACAGCCGCTCCTGCCTTTGACAGTGACCCCGAGATCTCCGACATGGATGAGGATGAGCCAGGGGGTCTGGTGGGCTCCGTGGATGTTGTCTCCCCCAGCGGCCACTCGGATGCCCAGACCCTGGCCATGATGCTGCAAGAGCAGCTGGATGCCATCAATGAGGAGATCAG GATGATCCAGGAAGAGAAGGAGTCCACGGAGCTGCGTGCCGAGGAGATCGAGACTCGAGTGACCAGCGGCAGCATGGAGGCCCTCAACCTGACCCAGCTGCGCAAACGCGGCTCCATGCCCACCTCTCTGACTGCCCTGTCCCTGGCTAGCGCATCCCCTCCGCTCAGCGGCCGCTCCACGCCTAAGCTGACCTCCCGCAGTGCTGCCCAGGACCTGGACCGCATGGGGGTCATGACCCTG CCCAGTGACTTGAGAAAGCATAGGAGGAAACTGCTG TCGCCAGTGTCTCGGGAAGAGAACCGAGAGGATAAAGCCACCATAAAATGTGAgacttctcctccttcctcacccaGGACGCTGCGGCTAGAGAAGCTTGGCCATCCAGCCCTGAGCCAGGAAGAAGGCAAAAG TGCTCTGGAGGATCCGGGCAGCAACCCAAGCAGCAGCGACGGCAGCCAGGACTCCTTGCACAAGGGCGCCAAGCGCAAGGGCATCAAGTCATCCATCGGCCGCCTGTtcgggaagaaggagaagggccGGCTAATCCAGCTGAGCCGGGATGGAGCCACGGGCCATG TTATGCTAATAGACTCCGAGCTTGGTCTGCAGGAGCCCATGGTGCCTGCCAAGCTGGGGACCCAGGCAGAGAAGGACCGGCGGCTGAAGAAGAA ACACCAGCTGCTTGAAGACGCCCGCAGAAAAGGAACGCCCTTTGCCCAGTGGGATGGCCCTACTGTGGTCTCCTGGCTGGAG CTCTGGGTGGGGATGCCTGCCTGGTACGTGGCAGCCTGCCGGGCCAACGTCAAGAGCGGTGCCATCATGTCGGCCCTGTCGGACACGGAGATCCAGCGTGAGATCGGCATCAGCAACGCCCTGCACCGGCTCAAGCTCCGGCTGGCCATCCAGGAGATGGTTTCGCTGACCAGCCCCTccgccccacccacctccaggaCT TCTTCCGGGAATGTCTGGGTCACCCATGAAGAGATGGAAACTCTGGCAACACCCACTAAAACA GACAGTGAGGAGGGCAGCTGGGCTCAG ACCCTGGCCTATGGGGACATGAACCACGAGTGGATTGGGAACGAATGgctccccagcctggggctccccCAGTACCGCAGCTACTTCATGGAGTGCCTGGTGGACGCCCGCATGCTGGACCACCTCACCAAGAAGGACCTGCGGGTCCACCTGAAGATGGTGGACAGCTTCCACCG AACCAGTCTTCAGTACGGCATCATGTGTCTGAAGAGGCTGAATTATGACcgcaaggagctggagaaaagaCGGGAGGAAAGCCAGCACGAGATCAAGG ATGTGCTTGTCTGGACCAACGACCAGGTGGTTCACTGGGTCCAGTCCATTGGGCTGCGGGATTACGCAGGAAACCTGCAGGAGAGCGGTGTGCATGGGGCCCTGCTGGCCCTGGATGAGAACTTTGACCACAACACGCTGGCCCTGGTCCTCCAGATCCCCACGCAGAATACCCag GCACGCCAGGTGATGGAAAGAGAGTTCAACAACCTGTTGGCCTTGGGCACAGACCGGAAGCTGGATGAT GGCGAGGACAAGGTGTTCCGGCGCGCGCCGTCCTGGAGGAAGCGCTTCCGGCCGCGGGAGCCGCACGGCGGCCTGCTCGGCGCCTCGGCGGAGACGCTCCCGGCCGCCTTCCGCGTGGCCAGCCTGGGGCCGCTGCAGCCCCCGCCCGCGCCGCCCAAGAAGATCACGCCGGAGG ctcgCTCCCACTATCTCTACGGACACATGCTCTCCGCCTTTCGGGACTAG
- the PPFIA4 gene encoding liprin-alpha-4 isoform X3, with protein MCEVMPTINEGDPLGPPHGADADANFEQLMVNMLDEREKLLESLRESQETLVATQSRLQDALHERDQLQRHLNSALPQEFATLTRELSMCREQLLEREEEISELKAERNNTRLLLEHLECLVSRHERSLRMTVVKRQAQSPSGVSSEVEVLKALKSLFEHHKALDEKVRERLRAALERVTTLEEQLAGAHQQVSALQQGAGVREGVAEEEGTVELGPKRLWKDDTGRVEELQELLEKQNFELSQARERLVTLTATVAELEEDLGTARRDLIKSEELGSKHQRDLREALAQKEDMEERITTLEKRYLAAQREATSIHDLNDKLENELANKESLHRQCEEKARHLQELLEAAEQKLQQTMRKAETLPEVEAELAQRIAALTKAEERHGSIEEHLRQLEGQLEEKNQELARVRQREKMNEDHNKRLSDTVDRLLSESNERLQLHLKERMAALEEKNTLIQELESSQRQIEEQHHHKGRLSEEIEKLRQEVDQLKGRGGPFVDGVHSRSHMGSAADVRFSLSAATHVPSSLHRHYSALREESAKDWEPSPLPGVLAPTAAPAFDSDPEISDMDEDEPGGLVGSVDVVSPSGHSDAQTLAMMLQEQLDAINEEIRMIQEEKESTELRAEEIETRVTSGSMEALNLTQLRKRGSMPTSLTALSLASASPPLSGRSTPKLTSRSAAQDLDRMGVMTLPSDLRKHRRKLLSPVSREENREDKATIKCETSPPSSPRTLRLEKLGHPALSQEEGKSALEDPGSNPSSSDGSQDSLHKGAKRKGIKSSIGRLFGKKEKGRLIQLSRDGATGHVMLIDSELGLQEPMVPAKLGTQAEKDRRLKKKHQLLEDARRKGTPFAQWDGPTVVSWLELWVGMPAWYVAACRANVKSGAIMSALSDTEIQREIGISNALHRLKLRLAIQEMVSLTSPSAPPTSRTSSGNVWVTHEEMETLATPTKTTLAYGDMNHEWIGNEWLPSLGLPQYRSYFMECLVDARMLDHLTKKDLRVHLKMVDSFHRTSLQYGIMCLKRLNYDRKELEKRREESQHEIKDVLVWTNDQVVHWVQSIGLRDYAGNLQESGVHGALLALDENFDHNTLALVLQIPTQNTQARQVMEREFNNLLALGTDRKLDDGEDKVFRRAPSWRKRFRPREPHGGLLGASAETLPAAFRVASLGPLQPPPAPPKKITPEAGTAGAPRLEPSTVRTYSC; from the exons atgtGTGAGGTGATGCCCACAATCAATGAGGGGGACCCCCTGGGGCCCCCCCACGGCGCCGACGCTGACGCCAACTTCGAGCAGCTGATGGTGAACATGCTGGATGAGCGGGAGAAGTTGCTGGAGTCCCTTCGGGAGAGTCAGGAGACCTTGGTGGCCACGCAGAGCCGGCTCCAGGACGCCCTGCATGAACGGGACCAGCTCCAGCGCCACCTTAACTCCGCCCTCCCCCAG GAATTTGCCACCTTAACCCGGGAGCTGAGCATGTGTCGGGAACAGCTTctagaaagggaggaagagataTCAGAGCTGAAAGCAGAGCGGAATAACACAAGG TTGCTTCTGGAACATCTGGAGTGCCTGGTGTCCCGCCACGAGCGGTCGCTGCGGATGACTGTGGTGAAGCGCCAGGCCCAGTCGCCTTCCGGGGTCTCCAGTGAGGTGGAGGTGCTAAAGGCCCTCAAGTCGCTGTTCGAGCACCACAAGGCCCTGGATGAGAAG gtGCGGGAGCGGCTCCGGGCGGCCCTGGAGCGAGTCACCACCTTGGAAGAGCAGCTCGCCGGGGCCCACCAGCAG GTGTCTGCCCTGCAGCAGGGGGCCGGGGTTCGGGAGGGAGTGGCAGAAGAGGAGGGGACTGTGGAGCTGGGACCGAAGCGCCTGTGGAAG GATGACACGGGCCGGGTAGAGGAGCTGCAGGAGCTCCTGGAGAAGCAGAACTTTGAGTTGAGCCAGGCTCGGGAGCGACTGGTCACCCTGACGGCAACAGTGGCCGAGCTTGAGGAGGACCTGGGCACGGCCCGCCGGGACCTCATCAAGTCGGAGGAGCTGGGCAGCAAGCATCAGCGGGACCTCCGGGAG GCTCTGGCTCAGAAGGAAGACATGGAGGAGAGAATCACAACACTAGAGAAGCGCTACCTGGCTGCACAGCGCGAGGCCACGTCCATCCATGACCTCAATGACAAACTGGAGAATGAGCTGGCCAATAAGGAGTCCCTGCACCGCCAG TGTGAGGAGAAGGCCCGGCACCTGCAGGAGCTATTGGAGGCGGCAGAGCAGAAGCTGCAGCAGACGATGCGCAAGGCCGAGACGCTGCCGGAGGTGGAGGCCGAGCTGGCTCAGAGGATTGCAGCCCTCACCAAG GCTGAAGAAAGGCACGGCAGCATTGAGGAGCACCTGCGGCAGCTGGAGGGGCAGCTGGAGGAGAAGAACCAGGAGCTGGCGAGG GTACGCCAGCGGGAGAAGATGAACGAGGACCACAACAAGCGGCTGTCAGACACCGTGGACCGGCTGCTCAGCGAGTCCAACGAGCGCCTGCAGCTGCACCTCAAGGAGCGAATGGCCGCCCTGGAGGAGAAG AACACGTTGATCCAGGAGCTGGAGAGCTCCCAGCGGCAGATCGAGGAGCAGCACCATCACAAG GGCCGCCTGTCTGAAGAGATTGAGAAGCTGCGCCAAGAGGTGGACCAGCTGAAGGGTCGAGGGGGGCCGTTTGTGGATGGCGTCCACTCCAG GTCGCACATGGGCAGTGCAGCGGATGTGCGGTTCTCCCTGAGCgcagccacccacgtgccctcaAGCCTGCACCGCCACTACTCAGCTCTGCGGGAGGAGTCTGCCaag GACTGGGAGCCCTCTCCACTGCCTGGGGTGCTGGCCCCCACAGCCGCTCCTGCCTTTGACAGTGACCCCGAGATCTCCGACATGGATGAGGATGAGCCAGGGGGTCTGGTGGGCTCCGTGGATGTTGTCTCCCCCAGCGGCCACTCGGATGCCCAGACCCTGGCCATGATGCTGCAAGAGCAGCTGGATGCCATCAATGAGGAGATCAG GATGATCCAGGAAGAGAAGGAGTCCACGGAGCTGCGTGCCGAGGAGATCGAGACTCGAGTGACCAGCGGCAGCATGGAGGCCCTCAACCTGACCCAGCTGCGCAAACGCGGCTCCATGCCCACCTCTCTGACTGCCCTGTCCCTGGCTAGCGCATCCCCTCCGCTCAGCGGCCGCTCCACGCCTAAGCTGACCTCCCGCAGTGCTGCCCAGGACCTGGACCGCATGGGGGTCATGACCCTG CCCAGTGACTTGAGAAAGCATAGGAGGAAACTGCTG TCGCCAGTGTCTCGGGAAGAGAACCGAGAGGATAAAGCCACCATAAAATGTGAgacttctcctccttcctcacccaGGACGCTGCGGCTAGAGAAGCTTGGCCATCCAGCCCTGAGCCAGGAAGAAGGCAAAAG TGCTCTGGAGGATCCGGGCAGCAACCCAAGCAGCAGCGACGGCAGCCAGGACTCCTTGCACAAGGGCGCCAAGCGCAAGGGCATCAAGTCATCCATCGGCCGCCTGTtcgggaagaaggagaagggccGGCTAATCCAGCTGAGCCGGGATGGAGCCACGGGCCATG TTATGCTAATAGACTCCGAGCTTGGTCTGCAGGAGCCCATGGTGCCTGCCAAGCTGGGGACCCAGGCAGAGAAGGACCGGCGGCTGAAGAAGAA ACACCAGCTGCTTGAAGACGCCCGCAGAAAAGGAACGCCCTTTGCCCAGTGGGATGGCCCTACTGTGGTCTCCTGGCTGGAG CTCTGGGTGGGGATGCCTGCCTGGTACGTGGCAGCCTGCCGGGCCAACGTCAAGAGCGGTGCCATCATGTCGGCCCTGTCGGACACGGAGATCCAGCGTGAGATCGGCATCAGCAACGCCCTGCACCGGCTCAAGCTCCGGCTGGCCATCCAGGAGATGGTTTCGCTGACCAGCCCCTccgccccacccacctccaggaCT TCTTCCGGGAATGTCTGGGTCACCCATGAAGAGATGGAAACTCTGGCAACACCCACTAAAACA ACCCTGGCCTATGGGGACATGAACCACGAGTGGATTGGGAACGAATGgctccccagcctggggctccccCAGTACCGCAGCTACTTCATGGAGTGCCTGGTGGACGCCCGCATGCTGGACCACCTCACCAAGAAGGACCTGCGGGTCCACCTGAAGATGGTGGACAGCTTCCACCG AACCAGTCTTCAGTACGGCATCATGTGTCTGAAGAGGCTGAATTATGACcgcaaggagctggagaaaagaCGGGAGGAAAGCCAGCACGAGATCAAGG ATGTGCTTGTCTGGACCAACGACCAGGTGGTTCACTGGGTCCAGTCCATTGGGCTGCGGGATTACGCAGGAAACCTGCAGGAGAGCGGTGTGCATGGGGCCCTGCTGGCCCTGGATGAGAACTTTGACCACAACACGCTGGCCCTGGTCCTCCAGATCCCCACGCAGAATACCCag GCACGCCAGGTGATGGAAAGAGAGTTCAACAACCTGTTGGCCTTGGGCACAGACCGGAAGCTGGATGAT GGCGAGGACAAGGTGTTCCGGCGCGCGCCGTCCTGGAGGAAGCGCTTCCGGCCGCGGGAGCCGCACGGCGGCCTGCTCGGCGCCTCGGCGGAGACGCTCCCGGCCGCCTTCCGCGTGGCCAGCCTGGGGCCGCTGCAGCCCCCGCCCGCGCCGCCCAAGAAGATCACGCCGGAGG CCGGGACGGCGGGGGCGCCGAGACTGGAGCCCTCCACGGTTCGGACCTACTCCTGCTga
- the PPFIA4 gene encoding liprin-alpha-4 isoform X5, whose protein sequence is MCEVMPTINEGDPLGPPHGADADANFEQLMVNMLDEREKLLESLRESQETLVATQSRLQDALHERDQLQRHLNSALPQEFATLTRELSMCREQLLEREEEISELKAERNNTRLLLEHLECLVSRHERSLRMTVVKRQAQSPSGVSSEVEVLKALKSLFEHHKALDEKVRERLRAALERVTTLEEQLAGAHQQVSALQQGAGVREGVAEEEGTVELGPKRLWKDDTGRVEELQELLEKQNFELSQARERLVTLTATVAELEEDLGTARRDLIKSEELGSKHQRDLREALAQKEDMEERITTLEKRYLAAQREATSIHDLNDKLENELANKESLHRQCEEKARHLQELLEAAEQKLQQTMRKAETLPEVEAELAQRIAALTKAEERHGSIEEHLRQLEGQLEEKNQELARVRQREKMNEDHNKRLSDTVDRLLSESNERLQLHLKERMAALEEKNTLIQELESSQRQIEEQHHHKGRLSEEIEKLRQEVDQLKGRGGPFVDGVHSRSHMGSAADVRFSLSAATHVPSSLHRHYSALREESAKDWEPSPLPGVLAPTAAPAFDSDPEISDMDEDEPGGLVGSVDVVSPSGHSDAQTLAMMLQEQLDAINEEIRMIQEEKESTELRAEEIETRVTSGSMEALNLTQLRKRGSMPTSLTALSLASASPPLSGRSTPKLTSRSAAQDLDRMGVMTLPSDLRKHRRKLLSPVSREENREDKATIKCETSPPSSPRTLRLEKLGHPALSQEEGKSALEDPGSNPSSSDGSQDSLHKGAKRKGIKSSIGRLFGKKEKGRLIQLSRDGATGHVMLIDSELGLQEPMVPAKLGTQAEKDRRLKKKHQLLEDARRKGTPFAQWDGPTVVSWLELWVGMPAWYVAACRANVKSGAIMSALSDTEIQREIGISNALHRLKLRLAIQEMVSLTSPSAPPTSRTSSGNVWVTHEEMETLATPTKTTLAYGDMNHEWIGNEWLPSLGLPQYRSYFMECLVDARMLDHLTKKDLRVHLKMVDSFHRTSLQYGIMCLKRLNYDRKELEKRREESQHEIKDVLVWTNDQVVHWVQSIGLRDYAGNLQESGVHGALLALDENFDHNTLALVLQIPTQNTQARQVMEREFNNLLALGTDRKLDDGEDKVFRRAPSWRKRFRPREPHGGLLGASAETLPAAFRVASLGPLQPPPAPPKKITPEARSHYLYGHMLSAFRD, encoded by the exons atgtGTGAGGTGATGCCCACAATCAATGAGGGGGACCCCCTGGGGCCCCCCCACGGCGCCGACGCTGACGCCAACTTCGAGCAGCTGATGGTGAACATGCTGGATGAGCGGGAGAAGTTGCTGGAGTCCCTTCGGGAGAGTCAGGAGACCTTGGTGGCCACGCAGAGCCGGCTCCAGGACGCCCTGCATGAACGGGACCAGCTCCAGCGCCACCTTAACTCCGCCCTCCCCCAG GAATTTGCCACCTTAACCCGGGAGCTGAGCATGTGTCGGGAACAGCTTctagaaagggaggaagagataTCAGAGCTGAAAGCAGAGCGGAATAACACAAGG TTGCTTCTGGAACATCTGGAGTGCCTGGTGTCCCGCCACGAGCGGTCGCTGCGGATGACTGTGGTGAAGCGCCAGGCCCAGTCGCCTTCCGGGGTCTCCAGTGAGGTGGAGGTGCTAAAGGCCCTCAAGTCGCTGTTCGAGCACCACAAGGCCCTGGATGAGAAG gtGCGGGAGCGGCTCCGGGCGGCCCTGGAGCGAGTCACCACCTTGGAAGAGCAGCTCGCCGGGGCCCACCAGCAG GTGTCTGCCCTGCAGCAGGGGGCCGGGGTTCGGGAGGGAGTGGCAGAAGAGGAGGGGACTGTGGAGCTGGGACCGAAGCGCCTGTGGAAG GATGACACGGGCCGGGTAGAGGAGCTGCAGGAGCTCCTGGAGAAGCAGAACTTTGAGTTGAGCCAGGCTCGGGAGCGACTGGTCACCCTGACGGCAACAGTGGCCGAGCTTGAGGAGGACCTGGGCACGGCCCGCCGGGACCTCATCAAGTCGGAGGAGCTGGGCAGCAAGCATCAGCGGGACCTCCGGGAG GCTCTGGCTCAGAAGGAAGACATGGAGGAGAGAATCACAACACTAGAGAAGCGCTACCTGGCTGCACAGCGCGAGGCCACGTCCATCCATGACCTCAATGACAAACTGGAGAATGAGCTGGCCAATAAGGAGTCCCTGCACCGCCAG TGTGAGGAGAAGGCCCGGCACCTGCAGGAGCTATTGGAGGCGGCAGAGCAGAAGCTGCAGCAGACGATGCGCAAGGCCGAGACGCTGCCGGAGGTGGAGGCCGAGCTGGCTCAGAGGATTGCAGCCCTCACCAAG GCTGAAGAAAGGCACGGCAGCATTGAGGAGCACCTGCGGCAGCTGGAGGGGCAGCTGGAGGAGAAGAACCAGGAGCTGGCGAGG GTACGCCAGCGGGAGAAGATGAACGAGGACCACAACAAGCGGCTGTCAGACACCGTGGACCGGCTGCTCAGCGAGTCCAACGAGCGCCTGCAGCTGCACCTCAAGGAGCGAATGGCCGCCCTGGAGGAGAAG AACACGTTGATCCAGGAGCTGGAGAGCTCCCAGCGGCAGATCGAGGAGCAGCACCATCACAAG GGCCGCCTGTCTGAAGAGATTGAGAAGCTGCGCCAAGAGGTGGACCAGCTGAAGGGTCGAGGGGGGCCGTTTGTGGATGGCGTCCACTCCAG GTCGCACATGGGCAGTGCAGCGGATGTGCGGTTCTCCCTGAGCgcagccacccacgtgccctcaAGCCTGCACCGCCACTACTCAGCTCTGCGGGAGGAGTCTGCCaag GACTGGGAGCCCTCTCCACTGCCTGGGGTGCTGGCCCCCACAGCCGCTCCTGCCTTTGACAGTGACCCCGAGATCTCCGACATGGATGAGGATGAGCCAGGGGGTCTGGTGGGCTCCGTGGATGTTGTCTCCCCCAGCGGCCACTCGGATGCCCAGACCCTGGCCATGATGCTGCAAGAGCAGCTGGATGCCATCAATGAGGAGATCAG GATGATCCAGGAAGAGAAGGAGTCCACGGAGCTGCGTGCCGAGGAGATCGAGACTCGAGTGACCAGCGGCAGCATGGAGGCCCTCAACCTGACCCAGCTGCGCAAACGCGGCTCCATGCCCACCTCTCTGACTGCCCTGTCCCTGGCTAGCGCATCCCCTCCGCTCAGCGGCCGCTCCACGCCTAAGCTGACCTCCCGCAGTGCTGCCCAGGACCTGGACCGCATGGGGGTCATGACCCTG CCCAGTGACTTGAGAAAGCATAGGAGGAAACTGCTG TCGCCAGTGTCTCGGGAAGAGAACCGAGAGGATAAAGCCACCATAAAATGTGAgacttctcctccttcctcacccaGGACGCTGCGGCTAGAGAAGCTTGGCCATCCAGCCCTGAGCCAGGAAGAAGGCAAAAG TGCTCTGGAGGATCCGGGCAGCAACCCAAGCAGCAGCGACGGCAGCCAGGACTCCTTGCACAAGGGCGCCAAGCGCAAGGGCATCAAGTCATCCATCGGCCGCCTGTtcgggaagaaggagaagggccGGCTAATCCAGCTGAGCCGGGATGGAGCCACGGGCCATG TTATGCTAATAGACTCCGAGCTTGGTCTGCAGGAGCCCATGGTGCCTGCCAAGCTGGGGACCCAGGCAGAGAAGGACCGGCGGCTGAAGAAGAA ACACCAGCTGCTTGAAGACGCCCGCAGAAAAGGAACGCCCTTTGCCCAGTGGGATGGCCCTACTGTGGTCTCCTGGCTGGAG CTCTGGGTGGGGATGCCTGCCTGGTACGTGGCAGCCTGCCGGGCCAACGTCAAGAGCGGTGCCATCATGTCGGCCCTGTCGGACACGGAGATCCAGCGTGAGATCGGCATCAGCAACGCCCTGCACCGGCTCAAGCTCCGGCTGGCCATCCAGGAGATGGTTTCGCTGACCAGCCCCTccgccccacccacctccaggaCT TCTTCCGGGAATGTCTGGGTCACCCATGAAGAGATGGAAACTCTGGCAACACCCACTAAAACA ACCCTGGCCTATGGGGACATGAACCACGAGTGGATTGGGAACGAATGgctccccagcctggggctccccCAGTACCGCAGCTACTTCATGGAGTGCCTGGTGGACGCCCGCATGCTGGACCACCTCACCAAGAAGGACCTGCGGGTCCACCTGAAGATGGTGGACAGCTTCCACCG AACCAGTCTTCAGTACGGCATCATGTGTCTGAAGAGGCTGAATTATGACcgcaaggagctggagaaaagaCGGGAGGAAAGCCAGCACGAGATCAAGG ATGTGCTTGTCTGGACCAACGACCAGGTGGTTCACTGGGTCCAGTCCATTGGGCTGCGGGATTACGCAGGAAACCTGCAGGAGAGCGGTGTGCATGGGGCCCTGCTGGCCCTGGATGAGAACTTTGACCACAACACGCTGGCCCTGGTCCTCCAGATCCCCACGCAGAATACCCag GCACGCCAGGTGATGGAAAGAGAGTTCAACAACCTGTTGGCCTTGGGCACAGACCGGAAGCTGGATGAT GGCGAGGACAAGGTGTTCCGGCGCGCGCCGTCCTGGAGGAAGCGCTTCCGGCCGCGGGAGCCGCACGGCGGCCTGCTCGGCGCCTCGGCGGAGACGCTCCCGGCCGCCTTCCGCGTGGCCAGCCTGGGGCCGCTGCAGCCCCCGCCCGCGCCGCCCAAGAAGATCACGCCGGAGG ctcgCTCCCACTATCTCTACGGACACATGCTCTCCGCCTTTCGGGACTAG